From the genome of Paenibacillus hamazuiensis:
CGTTCCGTCATGCTGGATGTTGGCATGGTTGCGCTCGTTGACGAATCGCGACTCGCGCTCGTCTTCGTGCTCTTCCGGCCATACCATGCCGAGGTAATAGTTGAGCGCCGGGCGGCATTTCGAGCAGCCTTCCGGGTTGCTCCAGCCAAGCACGTTCATCACTTCCTTGCCGGTTGTCAGGTGCATGGAACGGATCGCCTCCACCACTTCGTCCCGGCTCATCGCCGTGCAGCCGCAAATGCCTTCTTTGCTTGCCGTCACGGCGTCTTCCCCGAGCGTACATGCCAGCAGTTCCTTGACCAAAGGCTTGCAGCCGCCGCAGGAGCGAGATGCGTTCGTACAGGCGCGAATCTCGTCGACGGAGGTGAGGCCTTTCTCCTGAATCGCCTGAACGATCGCCCCTTTCGTGACACCGTTGCAGCCGCATATGATTTCGTCCGCGGACATGGAGGCGACGGAAGATCCGCCTGAGCTTTTGCCCGCCCCTTCGCCCAAAATGACCTCTTTCTCCCGGCCGCCGATATCTTCTCCGCTGCGAATGAGTTTGAAGATGCGGGAGCTGTCGCTCGTATCACCGAACATGACCGCTCCGATAACCTTGCCGTCCTTGATCACAATCTTCTTGTAAATGCCGTCGATGTCGTCCTGCACGCGAATCGACTTCGTATCCGGTGCATCCATAAACTGGCCGCCCGAGAACACATCGACACCGGAAACCTTCAGCTTGGTCGACGTGACCGAACCTTCGTACGGCGCGCAGTCTATGCCGCACAGCTTTTTCGCCAGCACATCGCCCTGATCATAGAGCGGAGCGACAAGTCCGTAGGCAACGCCCCGATGCTCCGCGCATTCGCCGACCGCATACACGTGAGGCACGTTTGTCTGCAAAAAGTCGTCGACCACAATGCCGCGGTTCACTTCGATGCCGTTTTCTTTGGCGAGCGCCACATTCGGGCGAATGCCGACAGCCATAACGATGAGATCGGCCTCCGCCATGCTGCCGTCCTTGAACTTCAGTCCGGTTACCCGCTTCTTGCCGAGAATTTGCTCGGACTGCTTTTCCAGCAAAAACTTCATGCCCTGCCGTTCGAGCTCGATCTGCAGCATACGCGAGGCGGTTTCGTCGAGCTGCCGCTCCATCAAATGCCTGAAGATGTGAACGACGGAAACATCCATATTCAGGTTGAGCAGCCCGCGCGCCGCCTCGAGCCCAAGTAAGCCTCCGCCGATGACGACCGCCTTCTTGTATTTTTTCGCGGCTTCGATCATCGTTTCGCAGTCCTTGATGTCGCGGAACGCGATAACCCCTTCCTTGTCCGCCCCCGGCAGCGGGAGCATAAACGGAAGCGATCCCGTAGCGAGAATGAGGTCGTCGTATGGCACAGTGACGCCCTGGTCCGAAGTTACCGTTTTATGGATCGTATCGATTTTCGTCACGGTCTGGCCCGCGTGGAAAGTAATGTGATTTTCGCGGTACCAATCCCAATCGTTGATCACAATGTCTTTCATCGTGGAGTCTCCCGCGAGCACGGAAGACAGCAATATGCGGTTATAGTTCGGATGCGGCTCGCTTCCAAATATTGTAATGTCGAACTTCCCGGGTGCAAGTTTGATAATATGCTCAATGCAGTTCACTCCGGCCATCCCGTTCCCGACCAAAACAAGCCTTCTCTTCATGATCCCACTCCCCGCTTCTCAAGTTTCCATCACATCATATGTCATATATATCCTTTCCACCCCGTCGATTAACCGTATACCACCATTTATACGTCATATTTAATGACATGATTTATTTTATAAATCCAATATAACCGAAATTTCCTTATTATTCAATATTTCATGTTATTATTACTGACATTATGAAATATTTCCGCACATAATACGTACATTAAGCGATTATTCGATTTCAATGTTCGTGTTTTAAAAAAAGCACCATTTATCGATAAAGATAATTAAGGAGCATTCCCTATGCAGGCACGTCAAAGTAGAGCTTCCCTTCGCCCCGCGCCATAAAGCATCCCGAGAGCGCTTTTTCCAGCTCTCGGCCCCCGTCAGCGCGGGAACGTGCGGCTGAGAGACGGTTTTTCCGGCTCTCAGCCTACCGCTCTTAAAGCAACCCGAGAGCGCTTTTTTCCCGCTCTCAGACCCCATCAGCGCGGAAACACCCGGCTGAGAGACGATTTTTCCGGCTCTCAGCCTCCCCGAGCGCCCTTCACCGCTCATAAAGCAACCCGAGAGCGCTTTTTCACGCTCTCAGACCCCGTCAGCGCGGGAACGTGCGGCTGAGAGACGGTTTTTCCGGCTCTCAGCCTCCCCAATCGCCCTTCACCGCTCATAAAGCAACCCGAGAGCGCTTTTTCACGCTCTCAGACCCCGTCAGCGCAGGAACACCCGGCCGAGAGACGGTTTTTCCGGCTCTCGGCCTCCCCGATCGACCTTCCCCGCTCATAAAGCAACCCCGAGAGCGCTTTTTTCCCGCTCTCGGACCCCGTCAGCGCGGGAACGTGCGGCTGAGAGACGGTTTTTCCGGCTCTCCGCCTACCCAATCGCCCTTCACCACTCATAAAGGCAACCCGAGAGCGCTTTTTTCACGCTCTCACTCCCCAGATGCGCAGGAACACCCGGCCGAGAGACGGTTTTCCCGGCTCTCAGCCTCCTTCCAAAGCATCCATCACCCCGGGTTCGACAGTAACCCTCGAAAAGTAGGCACCCTTTTGGGTGCTGTGGACAACTGAAATCCAGATTTGACGCGGCTTTTCGGACTTTTCCACAGGCACTACGACGCGAAAAAATCCAAAAAACTGTAGGCACTAAATTTTTGTGGATAATTAGATATTTTTGTTGCATTTCTTGTAGTATATATTATATCCTGTAGATATGTATATACGAACAATCTCTCGTAAAAATAAAAACGGTTCGATCACCCGTTACGTACAGCTCGCCCATAATGAGCGAAATCCTGTGACCGGAACTCCACAAGCGAAAGTCCTGTACCATTTCGGCCGCGCTGACGAACTGGACATGGAGGGCTTGAAACGTCTTGCCGCCAGCATCCACCGTTTTATTGGCGAGCCGCAAGCGCCCTCTCCATCTTCAGCGCAACCCGCTTCGGTTACGCTCCTTAGCAGTCGTTCGCTGGGCGGCGTATGGCTGCTCGATCAACTTTGGAAGAAGCTTGGTATCGGCGAAGCGATTACACGACGACTTGCCGACCGGGAATACCGCATGCCGGTTGAACGCGCCATCTTTGCCATGGTGGCCAATCGGGCGCTGGCACCAAGCAGCAAGCTGGCGATTGAAGATTGGGTGGATCGTGAAGTGGTCATCCCGGACCTTCCGGCGTTTGACGTGCAGCATGGCTACCGGGCAATGGATTTTCTGCTCACGTCGGAAGAAAGCATCCAGCGTGAAGTGTTCCATACGGTAGCGGATTTGCTGAATCTGGAAGTCGATCTGCTGTTCTTCGACACGACCTCCACGTATTTTGAGACGGAAGAGGACGACGAAGACGATTTTCGCAAAACCGGTTATTCGAAAGACCATCGCCCCGACCTTCCGCAGGTGGTCATCGGTTTTGCTGTCACGCGTGAGGGCATCCCGATTCGTTGTTGGGTGTGGCCGGGCAATACGTCGGATATGAACGTTGTGCC
Proteins encoded in this window:
- the nirB gene encoding nitrite reductase large subunit NirB, with protein sequence MKRRLVLVGNGMAGVNCIEHIIKLAPGKFDITIFGSEPHPNYNRILLSSVLAGDSTMKDIVINDWDWYRENHITFHAGQTVTKIDTIHKTVTSDQGVTVPYDDLILATGSLPFMLPLPGADKEGVIAFRDIKDCETMIEAAKKYKKAVVIGGGLLGLEAARGLLNLNMDVSVVHIFRHLMERQLDETASRMLQIELERQGMKFLLEKQSEQILGKKRVTGLKFKDGSMAEADLIVMAVGIRPNVALAKENGIEVNRGIVVDDFLQTNVPHVYAVGECAEHRGVAYGLVAPLYDQGDVLAKKLCGIDCAPYEGSVTSTKLKVSGVDVFSGGQFMDAPDTKSIRVQDDIDGIYKKIVIKDGKVIGAVMFGDTSDSSRIFKLIRSGEDIGGREKEVILGEGAGKSSGGSSVASMSADEIICGCNGVTKGAIVQAIQEKGLTSVDEIRACTNASRSCGGCKPLVKELLACTLGEDAVTASKEGICGCTAMSRDEVVEAIRSMHLTTGKEVMNVLGWSNPEGCSKCRPALNYYLGMVWPEEHEDERESRFVNERNHANIQHDGTYSVVPRIYGGVTSPQELRKIADVADKYNVPMVKITGGQRIDLLGVKKEDLPKMWADLDMPSGYAYAKALRTVKTCVGSTFCRFGTQDSIKMGIELEKKYERLNTPAKVKMAVSGCPRNCAESVIKDFGVVAIDGGWELYVGGNGGVKVRAADLLFKVKTEEEVIEYCGAFLQHYRETAKWNERTSEWVERVGLESIRQALDTPEKRAALVERIEKTLGLTKDPWKEIIETRELRTLFDDLPAPEAAAARES